The stretch of DNA GAGGGCGGGGCGCGCTCGCCCTCGGGCAGCCTCAGGCCGGGCAGGGGGGAGCGGCGCTGCGGGTGCACGAGCCGGGGCACCGCGCCCGCGCCGATGCAGCGGCCGCGCGCGAGGCCCGCGTAGGGGGCGAAGACGAGCAGGTCGTGCTCGTGGCCCCAGAGCCACAGCGCCACGCGCTCGAGCAGCTCCCCGAGCCCTGCGCGCAGGTGGGGGTTCACCGCCACGCTGCGCCCCTCGGCGTCCTGCCCCACGCCGCTGAAGGACAGGTAGGGGTGGTGGCTGAGGAGCACGCTGCGGCGCCCGCCCGCGTTCAGCAGCTTGTCGCGGTGCCAGGCCAGCTCGCTCCTCTCCAGGGTGGTGAGCGTGTGGCCCGCCTCGCGCGGGGAGGGGTCGTGCAGGCCGGTGTCCAGGGCGAGCAGCTGCCAGTGCGCGTTGCGCAGGCAGAAGTAGCTCGCGGGCTGGCCCAGCGCCGCGAGCAGCTGGCGGTAGCCCTCGCCGCCCGAGTAGCGGTCGTGGTTGCCGGCGAGCGCGAAGACGGGTGGGCGCCCCTGCGGGAAGGCGCGCGCGAAGAGGTCCAGGAAGTGGGCGCGCACCTCGTGCGGCGTGCCCGCGTAGTAGATGTCCCCCAGGTGCAGCACCACGTCGGGGCGCGCCTGGGCCACCTGCTCCAGCAGCCCCTCGGCGTCCGGCATGCCGGTGCCCCAGTCCGCGAGCAGCGCCACGCGCGCGGGGTCCGGCAGCACGCCGTCCAGCACGAAGTCGGAGAGCTGCCGGTGGCGCACGTAGGCGGGGGGGCCGCCGCGCTCGAGCGCCCGCTCGTAGGCGACCAGCGCCTCCAGCCACAGCGGGTCGCAGCTGAGGTAGCGCACCTCGCTGCGCAGCAGCGCCACACCCGCGGCGTCCCGGCGCGCGTGCGCGAGCGCGAGTTGCACGAAGAGGCGCGCGCACTGCAGCGCCTCGCGGCGCAGGGGCAGTCCGTCCGGGTGCGGCGCGGGCGGCTGCGGCAGGCCCGGCTGCAGCGCCTCGCGCGCGGCCGCGTGCGTGGCCCGCATCGCCTCGTGCTCCGCGCTCAGGTGCAGCCCCTCGCCCGGCATGCCCGCGAGCCCCGCGCGGCGCGCGAGGGTCTCGTGCAGGGCGGCCTGCCAGAGCGAGAGGGCCGGATGGCGGAAGGTGGCGTCGTGCCGCAGCATGCAGGGGGAGGGTAGGTCCGCCCGCCGCCACGCGCCGCTGCGAGCGTTCAGCCGTGGGCGCTCGGGGCGCTGCGGCTGGCTGCCCTCGCTGTCGCGCGTCCGATAGAGAGGGGGCCCGCGAGGGACAGCTCCGGGGCTGATCGCCCAGGCCCCCGGCCGTGCGCCGCGAGCGCGGCGTCCGCTCCCACCCCGGTGGTCCCCACGCCCCTGTTGGAAATCCCTCGGATTCCGGAGGGTTGGGAAGGCCGGGGAATGGGGCCGGCCCACCGGGCGCCCGGGCCGCCTGCTGCCCCCCGGCCGGAGGAGGAGCCCACGCCCTTGGCCCAGGCATTCCGCACACTTCTGGCTCCAGATGGGGCATGAGCCGAGCCGGTTGCACCGTGCGCGACTTCAGTGCTAGGAGCCGCGCGCGCGCAGGGTGTCGGAAGGGCGGGGCAGGGCGGCGAGGGCGCACAAACCCACCGTGTTGTCGGGGAGTTGGATGGCGGAGCGGCCGCAGGACGAGCGCAAGCAGGAGGGCGCTGACCGCGAGGGCGAGGAGCTCAGTCCGGTGGCGCGGCAGATGCGCACCTCGGAGCCGTACATCTCCGCGGTGTGGCAGCTGGTGAATGGGGCGATCTTCGGAGTGGTCGGGGGCTACCTGCTCGACCGGTGGTTGGGGACGGGCCCCTGGTTCCTCCTGGGGCTGAGCGTGGCGGGCATCGGGGTGGGCTTCTACGCCTTCCTGCGGACCATGCTGCGGCTGGGGAAGAAGAAGTGACGGTGCAGGAGCAGGGCGCGGGCCGCTTCGGCGTGCACGCGGGGGCGGCGGCGGGCGTGGTGGTGGGAGCGGCCCTGGCCGCGTGGCTGCTCGCGCAGCCGGGTGGGACGCGCGAGAGCGCGCTGGTGGGCGTGGGGCTCGCGGGGGCGAGCAGCGCGGTGGCGCTGCTGCTCAAGCGGCGGGCGGTGCAGGGCGACCTGAAGGCCGCGCTGAAGGTGATGGGGATGGTGTTCGGCCTGCGGGCCGTGCTGGTGGCGGTGGGGCTCGCGGTGGCGGTGAAGCAGGGCGGGTCGGCGGTGGCGTTCGTACTGGGCTTCTTCGGCGCGTACTTCGCGCTGCAGTGTATCGAGTTGAGCTACGTGGTGGCGGCGGCCCGCAGGGGCCCCGACGGAGACGCGCGATGAAGAAGGCAATGGTCCTGCTCGCAGTGCTGATGACGGGTGCCGCGTTCGGCCAGGAGCCCGAGCACGGTGCGGCCGCCGAGCACGGCACGGCTGCGCACGGCGCGAGCGCCGCTGGCGGCGAGCACGCCGAGAGCTACGGCGAGAGGGTCGAGGAGCACGAGGAGAACACGGCGGAGTACATCCTCCACCACGTCTCCGACTCCAACGAGTACGAGTTCGAGGTCCCGCTCAGCCGCACCCGCCACGTGGTGCACCTGCCCCGCATCCTCATCCCCACCCGCGAGGGCGGCTGCGCGGTGGATGCGCACGGCAACGCGGGCCCGGGCTGCATCGACCTCTCCATCACCAAGCACACGGTGATGATGTGGCTCGCCGCGGTGCTCCTCCTCCTCGCGATGCTGCTGGGCACCAACCGCAACAAGAACAAGCTGGTCCCGCGCGGCACCAGCCAGAACCTGTTCGAGATGCTGGTGCTCTTCGTGCGCGACGAGCTGGCGATCAAGAACATCGGCAAGGAGGACGGCCCCCGCTACACGCCGTACCTGCTCACCGCGTTCTTCTTCATCCTCTTCATGAACCTGCTGGGCCTCTTCCCCTGGATGGCCAGCGCCACGGGCAACATCGCGGTGACCTGCGGGCTCGCGCTCTGCACCTTCTTCGTGACGCAGGCGGCGAGCATCCGCGCGGCCGGCCTCAAGGGCTACCTCGCGCACCTCACCGGCGGCGTGCACTGGGCGCTCTGGCCCATCATGATCCCGGTGGAGTTCCTGGGCCTCTTCACCAAGCCCTTCGCGCTCACCATCCGCCTCTTCGCCAACATGCTGGCGGGGCACATCGTCATCTTCTTCCTGCTCGGCCTCATCTTCATGCTCGGCCACCCCGCGGTGGCGCTGGTGAGCGTGCCCTTCGCGCTGGGCATCTACCTGCTCGAGCTCTTCGTGGCCTTCGTGCAGGCGTACGTGTTCACCATGCTCTCGGCGCTCTTCATCGGCATGGGCGTGGCCATGGGCCACCACGGCCACGGCGACCACCACGACCACGGCGATGCCGATGCCGGCCACGTCGAGGGCGCCCACAGCCACGACCACGGCGCCGGGCACCACATCTAGAGTTTCGGGCAGCCGCCCGAGTGAAGGCACCCGCCGGGCGAGAGTCCGGCGGAGGTAGTCCAAAAGGGCCCTAACGACCCCCCCACAAGCGGGTCCGCAGCACGAAAGAGAAGAACCCCCATGACCTCCGTCGCTCTTGCATTCCTCGCCGCCGGTATCGGCGCCGGCCTCTCCATCATCGGTGCCGCGCTCGGCATCGGTAAGCTCGCCGCCGCCGCCATGGACGCGACCGGCCGCCAGCCCGCCGCCGCCGGCGACGTGCGCACCACCATGATCATCGCCGCGGCGCTCATCGAAGGCGCGACCCTGTTCGCGCTGGTGGTCTGCATCCTCCTCGCGATCAAGGCTTAAGGCCCCGCGAGGCAGGTCCCGGGCTCCGGCGCTCCCGCGGTGGGGGCGCCGGACTCTGGGGACCCTGGAAGCACCGAGTCATCGAAGCACCCACGGCCTCACCCGCCCACCACCGCACCCCTTCCTTCCTCACCCCACGAGAGCAACCGACCATGGTCCTGCCCTACGTCCTCGCCAGCAGCTTCACGGAGGTCCGCCCGGGCCTCATCTTCTGGACGATCGTCACCTTCCTCATCGTCTTCTTCGTTCTGCGCGCCAAGGCGTGGGGCCCCATCCTCAGCATCGTCTCGGAGCGCGAGCGCCAGATCGAGAACTCGATCGAGAGCGCCAAGAAGGAGCGCGCCGAGGCGGAGCGCCTGCTCGCCGAGCAGAAGACGGCCGTGGCCGAGGCCCGCCGCGAGGCGGCCGAGAGCCTGCGCCGCAACCAGGCGGAGATGGAGCGCTTCCGCGAGGAGCTGATGGCCAAGAGCCGCAAGGAGGCCGAGGAGCTCAAGCTCAGCGCCCGCCGCGAGATCGACGAGCAGAAGACCAAGGCCATCGCCGAGGTGCGCGCCATGGCGGTGGACCTGGCCATGGAAGTGGCCGGCAAGCTGCTCAACGAGCGCATGGACGACACCCGCCAGCGCGCGCTGGCCGAGCAGTTCGTCGCCGGGCTCCCCGTCGCCGGCCACACCGCTCCGGGCGCGCAGCCCGAGAAGCGCATCTAGGAGTCACACCGTGGCGCTTTCCATCGGCATCGTGGGCCTGCCCAACGTGGGCAAGAGCACCCTCTTCAACGCGCTCAGCGCGGCGGGCGCTCAGGCGGCCAACTACCCCTTCTGCACCATCGAGCCCAACGTGGGCGTGGTGCCGGTGCCGGACGAGCGCTTGGAGAAGCTCACCGCGCTGGTGAAGCCTCTCAAGAAGATCCCCACCAGCCTCGAGTTCGTGGACATCGCGGGCCTGGTGCGCGGCGCCTCCAAGGGCGAGGGCCTGGGCAACCAGTTCCTCGCGAACATCCGCCAGGTGGACGCGGTGCTGCACGTGCTGCGCTGCTTCGAGGACGACAACGTCACGCACGTGGAGGGTGGGGTGAACCCGCTGCGTGACCGCGACGTGGTGGACACGGAGCTGTGCCTCAAGGACCTGGAGACGGTGGACAAGCGCCGCGAGCGCACGAGCAAGAACCTCAAGGTGGGCGGGAAGGCCGCCGAGGAGGCCAAGGCCGAGATGGCCCTGCTCGACCGCATCAAGGCGGGGCTCGACAACGCCGTCACCATCCGCGCGCAGAAGCTCACCGCGGACGAGCGCGCCGTCATCCGCGACCTCTTCCTGCTCACCGACAAGCCCGTGCTCTACGTGGCGAACATCGGCGAGAGCCAGATGGGCAAGGAGGACTCGGACCCGCGCGTGATGGCGGTGCGCGAGATGGCCGCGAAGGAGGGCGCTGAGGTCGTGGTGCTCGCCGCGGGCATCGAGAGCGAGATCCAGCAGCTGCCCGAGGGCGAGCGCGCCGGCTTCCTGGAGAGCGTGGGGCTCACCGAGCCGGGCCTGCACAAGGTGGTGCGCGCCGGCTACAAGCTGCTGGGCCTGTGGACCTACTTCACCGTGGGCGAGCAGGAGTGCCGCGCGTGGACCATCCACCAGGGCTACAAGGCCCCCCAGGCCGCCGGCGTCATCCACTCGGACTTCGAGCGCGGCTTCATCAAGGCGGAGGTCCTGCGCTGGGAGGACCTCATCAAGTACGGCAGCGAGGCGGCCGTGCGCGAGAAGGGCCTGCTGCGCATCGAGGGCAAGGAGTACGTCGTCCAGGACGGCGACTGCATGCACTTCCGCTTCAACGTGTAGCGGCCTCCCGCTGCCCGTGCGCCTGCGCCTCCGTGACCCCGGGTCACGGGGGCGCTGTGCTTTTCAGCCCTGCGCGGGCAGCCCGCGCACCGCCGTCACCACCCAGAAGCCCGCGGCGAGCAGCGTGACCACGGTGTAGAGCACCGCGCGCCGGCGCGCCGCCCGGCCCTCCTCGCCCTCCTGGCGCAGCGCGAGCAGCCACATGCCGCCCACGCGCAGGAGGAAGAAGAGCGCGATGCACACCGCGCCCATCACCTGCCACTGCGCGGGCTGCTTGAAGGCGAGCAGCCAGGCGCCGAGGTAGGCGAGGTTGCCGACGAGGAAGAGGCCCTGGAAGGTGGCGGGAGGGATGGAGGCGGTGCGCACGGGCCGCGAGTCTCCACCCCCTGGGCCCCGCGTCAACCGCTGCGTCAGTGGGCGTAGCCGGGAGTGACCAGGCTCTGGTCCGAGACCGTCCAGCTCACGGGGCGCTGCACGCCCATGTAGCGGCGCTCCAGGTGCGGCGAGAGCGTGAGCGCGAGCAGCGCGGCCTGCTGGCCGAGGGGCTTCTCGGTGAGCTCCTCCGAGAAGGCGAGCTCCGAGTCGCGCTGGCGCGCACCGCCGCACGCCGTGGGCCCGCGGAAGCCGCCCTTCACGCGGAACAGCGCGTAGTGGCACTCGCCCACGCGCCCCGAGAGCCCGCCCTTCTCGATGACCAGGTCCACCGGCATGCCGGCGAAGGAGCCCAGCAGCCGCGTGTCGTCACCCTGCGCGAGCTCGAGGCGGGTGAGCTGTCCGCCCACCACCCCCTTGAGGTACTGGCCGTTCCAGGAGAGGTCCACCGGCACCTCGCGGAAGCGGCCGCGCATGCTGCTCTCGCTCACGCGCAGGTCGGTGGTGCGGCCCACCACGCCGCGCGCTCCCACCACGAGGTCCTCGCTGCTCGTCGCACCGATGCGCGGCGCGTCCGCCTCCGCGCGCACGCCGCTGCCCGTGCCCGAACACGCGCTCGCACCCACTGCCAGCACTGCGATTGCCCATGCCTTCATGTCGCGCTCCTCTGCGGTCGTCGCGCTCGCGCGCCCAGGTGGGCTCGCCGCGCTTCGTCCGGGGAACGCGCGCGTTTTTCCGCGCATATCGTTGCGTTTCCGAGGCGTGCGGAAGGCCGCTCGCGCGAGCGCGCGCGCAACGCGGAGGTGCTCGCGCCATATCGCCGGTGTCCTTCTGCCGCGCACCGCGCGAGACTGGGCGCGCCATGTCCCGCCTCCTCGAAACGCTGCAGTCCCTCAAGCTCGTGCGCGACGCCGCAGCGGCGCGCGCGCTCGTCCCCGCGGGCGAGCGCCCGGAGGTCTCGCTCCTGCGCCTGTGCGACGGCGGGCAGCTGGTGGGCGGGCTCTCGGTGTCGCTCGGCGTGCGGCCCGACGAGCTGGTGGGCCCGCTCACGCTCGCGATGGGCGGCGCGGCGCGCGGCCTGCGCGTGCTCGACGTGCGCGAGCGCCCGGTGCTCGAGCTGCAGGTGATGGCGGGCACGCTCACCGAGCGCTGGGAGGTGGAGGACCTCTACGCGCTGGTGCACAACCTCAACGACCTGTACCGCGACGCCGCGGACACCGCGCGCATCGCGGTGCTGAGCGAGTGGGAGGACGCGCTGCAGCTGTGGTGCGTGCCGCGCACGGCGCTCGCGCGCCTGCTGCAGGAGCCCTTCTTCCAGCCGCAGAACCGCCGCGCCCTCCTGCCCGCGGCCGCGCGATGACGCCGGGACGGAGGCTCGCCCCGGGGAGCGGCCTGGGCGATGCTCGGAGCGGACCGGAGGCTGCTGCGCCATGGGACTGAGAGAGCTCGACGACACGCCGGCGAAGCCCACGGAGCCCGAGGCCGGTGCCTCGGGCTGTGGCTCGATGTCCCTCGCCTTCCTCTCCGCGTTCGCCGGGCTGAGCGGCCTCCTCGCGGGCGTCGTGGGAGTCGTGGCCGGCTTCTTCTTCGCGGCACTGGGGGCCTTCAGCGTGTTCGCCCTCGTGTACGAGGCGAAGCAGCACGACCGTTGGGGCCGGGTCGTCGTGGCGGCGCTGATGGGCGCTCTCGCGGGGGTCCTGCTGCTCGCGGGACTGCGCTCGCTCCTCACGCCCTGGCCCTTCGGCTGACCCGTTGGCTGTAGAGCAGGGGAGCAGGCGCGGGGGAGGCCGGCGGGCGCCGCCGTGCATACCGTGCGCGGTATGCCCAAGCCCTTGAAGATCGCCGTGTTGCACTACCAGCCTCAGGGTGAAGAGGTGGACCCGGTGGTGCTGCAGGTGCAGGACGCGCTGCAGAAGAACGGTCACGAGGCCAGCCTCATCGGCGTGGACGACCGGGTGACGGACGTGCTGCAGCAGATCGAGCGCGCCAAGTGCGACCTCGTCTTCAACGTGTGCGAGACCTTCGCGGACGACTACCGCATGGAGGTGAACATCGCCGCGCTGATGGAGATGGCGGGCGTGAAGTTCACCGGCTCGGGCACCGCGGGGCTGCTGCTCGCGCAGGACAAGATCCTCACCAAGCAGCTGCTCGAGTTCCACCACGTGCTCAGCCCGCGCTTCGCCATGTTCGACGAGCACAGCTTCGCGACCAGCGGGGACATCGCCTTCCCGCTCATCGTGAAGCCCGCCAAGAGCGATGCGTCCATCGGCATCGGCAAGAAGGCGGTGGTGAAGGACATGAAGGAGCTGTCCGCGCGCGTGGCGGAGATCCGCGAGCAGCTGGACGACGACGCGCTCGCCGAGGAGTTCATCGAGGGGCGCGAGATGTACGTCGCGGTGCTCGGCCCCCCGAGCGCCCCCGAGGTGCTGCCCATCGTGGAGCTGGACTTCGGCAAGTGGGACGCGAGCAAGCCCAAGGTGGCCAACCGCGACGTGAAGTTCGGCCCCGAGACGAAGGACAGCCCGCGCCTGCTCATCGCGCGCGACGTGTCCGACGAGCTGCAGGAGCGCATCGAGCGCGCCGCCACCAGCGCCTACCGTGCGCTCAAGCTGCGCGACTACGCGCGCATCGACTTCCGGGTGAGCGCGCGCAGCAACGCGCCCTACCTGCTCGAGGTGAACCCCAACCCCTACCTCGAGAACCGTTGCGAGGTGGCGCTCGCGGCGATGGCCGCAGGCCTCAGCTACGAGCGCCTCGTGGGCCGCATCGTGGACAGCGCGGTGCAGCGCTACAAGCTGCTGCGCCCGCCGCGCGGCCCCGCTGCGCAGACGGCGGCGCCCGCGAAGCTCGAGGTGCTCGAGGGCGCGAAGAGCTAGCGCGCGCCGCTACTCGTCCCCGCCCAGCAGCGCGCCCAGCCCCACGCCGCCCAGCACGCTGCCCTCCTCGCGCTGACCGAGCGGCCCCGCGGCCGCGATGATGCGGCCCGAGAGCCGGCTGAGCGGCAGGGACTGCAGCCACACCTTGCCGGGGCCGCGCAGGGTGGCGAAGAAGAGCCCCTCGCCGCCGAAGAAGGTGCTCTTGATGCCGCCCACCATCTGGATGTCGTAGGCCACGCTGGGCTGGAACGCGACGATGCAGCCGGTGTCCACGCGCAGGAGCTCCCCGGGCGCGAGCGTGCGCTCGTGCAGGGTGCCGCCCGCGTGGATGAAGGCGAGCCCGTCTCCCTGCAGCCGCTGCATGATGAAGCCCTCGCCGCCGAAGAGCCCGGCGCCCAGGCGCTTCTGGAAGGCGATGCCCACGCTCACGCCCTTCGCGGCCGCGAGGAAGCTGTCCTTCTGGGTGATGAGCTCGCCGCCCAGCTCGCCCAGGTGGATGGGGAGGATCTTCCCCGGGTAGGGCGCCGCGAAGGCGACGCGGCGCTTGCCCTGGCCCTGGTTGAGGAACACCGTCATGAAGAGGCTCTCGCCGGTGAGCAGCCGCTTGCCCGCGCCCATCAGCGCGCCGAGGAAGCCGCTCTGCTTCTTGGAGCCATCCCCGAAGATGGTCTCCATGGCGATGCCGTCCTCCATGAACATCATCCCGCCGGCCTCGGCCACCGCCGCCTCGCCGGGGTCCAGCTCCACCTCCACGAACTGCATCTCGGAGCCGTGAATCTCGTAGTCCACCTCGTGCATCTGCGACATGCGCGTGACCTCGGGGCGAAGGAGTAAAGCTGCCCCGGGGATACGCAGGAGCGGGGCGGACTATTGCCGCCGCACGCCCGCTCGCTCCCGCCTGCACTAAACTGTCCGCCCATGACCTTCCTGCGCTCTGTCCTCTCCTTCGCGCTGTGTGCTGCTGCCCTCGCGCCGGTGCTCGCCCATGCCGCGTCCCCCGACGACGCCGCCGCGCGCCTCGAGCGCGCGCGCAAGCTGCTGCGCGAGGTGCCCCTCGTCGACGGCCACAACGACCTGCCCTGGCAGGTGCGCGAGCGCGAGGGCAACCGGCTCTCCCAGCTGGACCTGATGGCCGACGGGCGGAAGCTGACGCCGCCCCTGCACACCGACCTGCCGCGGCTGCGCGAGGGCGGGGTGGGCGGCGTGTTCTGGAGCGTGTACGTGCCCGCGGACCTGCCCGGCTCGGACGCGGTGCTCGCCACGCTGGACCAGATGGACGTGGTGCACCGCCTGGTGGAGCGCTACCCGAAGCAGCTCTCGCTCGCGCTCACCGCGGCGGACGTGGAGCGCGCGCACCACGAGGGCAAGGTGGCCTCGCTCATCGGCATGGAGGGAGGCCACAGCATCGGCGGCTCCGTGGGCGCGCTGCGCCAGCTCTACCGCGCGGGCGCCCGCTACATGACCCTCACCCACTCGAAGAACGTGGGCTGGGCCGAGTCCGCCACGGACGCGCCCCAGGCCGAGCCCCTCACCGAGCAGGGCCGCCTCGTGGTGCGCGAGATGAACCGGCTCGGCATGCTCGTGGACCTCTCGCACGTCTCCGCGCGCGTGATGCACAAGGTGCTCGACGTGGCGCAGGCCCCCGTCATCTTCTCGCACTCGGCCACCTTCGCCCTCACGCCCCACCCGCGCAACGTGCCGGACGACGTGCTCGAGCGGCTCCCGCAGAACGGCGGCGTGGTGATGGTCGCCTTCGTGCCCGACTTCGTCTCGGACGCCGTGCGCCTGCACAACGCCGAGGTCGCCGCCAGCGCCGAGCGCTTCAAGGCGCTCAACACCGGCAACCCCGACGCCGGCAAGGCCGCCTTCGAGGCCTGGCTGAAGGCGCACCCGTACCCCGCCGCCACGCTCGCGCAGGTGGCGGACCACATCGACCACGTGCGCAAGCTCGCCGGCATCGACCACGTGGGGCTCGGCTCCGACTTCGACGGCATCACCCGCACGGTGGAGGGGCTCGGCGGCGTGGAGGCCTACCCCGCGCTGATGGCCGAGCTGCTGCGCCGCGGGTACTCGGACGAGGACGTGCGCAAGGTCGCCGGCAAGAACCTGCTGCGCGTGATGCGGCAGGTGGAGGCCACGGCGCAGCGGCTGCAGAAGGCCGGGCCCGCC from Aggregicoccus sp. 17bor-14 encodes:
- a CDS encoding metallophosphoesterase; this translates as MLRHDATFRHPALSLWQAALHETLARRAGLAGMPGEGLHLSAEHEAMRATHAAAREALQPGLPQPPAPHPDGLPLRREALQCARLFVQLALAHARRDAAGVALLRSEVRYLSCDPLWLEALVAYERALERGGPPAYVRHRQLSDFVLDGVLPDPARVALLADWGTGMPDAEGLLEQVAQARPDVVLHLGDIYYAGTPHEVRAHFLDLFARAFPQGRPPVFALAGNHDRYSGGEGYRQLLAALGQPASYFCLRNAHWQLLALDTGLHDPSPREAGHTLTTLERSELAWHRDKLLNAGGRRSVLLSHHPYLSFSGVGQDAEGRSVAVNPHLRAGLGELLERVALWLWGHEHDLLVFAPYAGLARGRCIGAGAVPRLVHPQRRSPLPGLRLPEGERAPPSVLPHTRLSDDGLLDFHAWALLELQGAAATVSYFQAPCRELRPGRTPPRTAPLFTEHLPAREGPRLPPPAEKGGEFAVEDRTV
- a CDS encoding AtpZ/AtpI family protein, whose product is MAERPQDERKQEGADREGEELSPVARQMRTSEPYISAVWQLVNGAIFGVVGGYLLDRWLGTGPWFLLGLSVAGIGVGFYAFLRTMLRLGKKK
- the atpB gene encoding F0F1 ATP synthase subunit A, giving the protein MKKAMVLLAVLMTGAAFGQEPEHGAAAEHGTAAHGASAAGGEHAESYGERVEEHEENTAEYILHHVSDSNEYEFEVPLSRTRHVVHLPRILIPTREGGCAVDAHGNAGPGCIDLSITKHTVMMWLAAVLLLLAMLLGTNRNKNKLVPRGTSQNLFEMLVLFVRDELAIKNIGKEDGPRYTPYLLTAFFFILFMNLLGLFPWMASATGNIAVTCGLALCTFFVTQAASIRAAGLKGYLAHLTGGVHWALWPIMIPVEFLGLFTKPFALTIRLFANMLAGHIVIFFLLGLIFMLGHPAVALVSVPFALGIYLLELFVAFVQAYVFTMLSALFIGMGVAMGHHGHGDHHDHGDADAGHVEGAHSHDHGAGHHI
- a CDS encoding ATP synthase F0 subunit C: MTSVALAFLAAGIGAGLSIIGAALGIGKLAAAAMDATGRQPAAAGDVRTTMIIAAALIEGATLFALVVCILLAIKA
- the atpF gene encoding F0F1 ATP synthase subunit B, with protein sequence MVLPYVLASSFTEVRPGLIFWTIVTFLIVFFVLRAKAWGPILSIVSERERQIENSIESAKKERAEAERLLAEQKTAVAEARREAAESLRRNQAEMERFREELMAKSRKEAEELKLSARREIDEQKTKAIAEVRAMAVDLAMEVAGKLLNERMDDTRQRALAEQFVAGLPVAGHTAPGAQPEKRI
- the ychF gene encoding redox-regulated ATPase YchF, with the protein product MALSIGIVGLPNVGKSTLFNALSAAGAQAANYPFCTIEPNVGVVPVPDERLEKLTALVKPLKKIPTSLEFVDIAGLVRGASKGEGLGNQFLANIRQVDAVLHVLRCFEDDNVTHVEGGVNPLRDRDVVDTELCLKDLETVDKRRERTSKNLKVGGKAAEEAKAEMALLDRIKAGLDNAVTIRAQKLTADERAVIRDLFLLTDKPVLYVANIGESQMGKEDSDPRVMAVREMAAKEGAEVVVLAAGIESEIQQLPEGERAGFLESVGLTEPGLHKVVRAGYKLLGLWTYFTVGEQECRAWTIHQGYKAPQAAGVIHSDFERGFIKAEVLRWEDLIKYGSEAAVREKGLLRIEGKEYVVQDGDCMHFRFNV
- a CDS encoding ATP-grasp domain-containing protein; this translates as MPKPLKIAVLHYQPQGEEVDPVVLQVQDALQKNGHEASLIGVDDRVTDVLQQIERAKCDLVFNVCETFADDYRMEVNIAALMEMAGVKFTGSGTAGLLLAQDKILTKQLLEFHHVLSPRFAMFDEHSFATSGDIAFPLIVKPAKSDASIGIGKKAVVKDMKELSARVAEIREQLDDDALAEEFIEGREMYVAVLGPPSAPEVLPIVELDFGKWDASKPKVANRDVKFGPETKDSPRLLIARDVSDELQERIERAATSAYRALKLRDYARIDFRVSARSNAPYLLEVNPNPYLENRCEVALAAMAAGLSYERLVGRIVDSAVQRYKLLRPPRGPAAQTAAPAKLEVLEGAKS
- a CDS encoding TIGR00266 family protein; this translates as MSQMHEVDYEIHGSEMQFVEVELDPGEAAVAEAGGMMFMEDGIAMETIFGDGSKKQSGFLGALMGAGKRLLTGESLFMTVFLNQGQGKRRVAFAAPYPGKILPIHLGELGGELITQKDSFLAAAKGVSVGIAFQKRLGAGLFGGEGFIMQRLQGDGLAFIHAGGTLHERTLAPGELLRVDTGCIVAFQPSVAYDIQMVGGIKSTFFGGEGLFFATLRGPGKVWLQSLPLSRLSGRIIAAAGPLGQREEGSVLGGVGLGALLGGDE
- a CDS encoding dipeptidase, with the translated sequence MTFLRSVLSFALCAAALAPVLAHAASPDDAAARLERARKLLREVPLVDGHNDLPWQVREREGNRLSQLDLMADGRKLTPPLHTDLPRLREGGVGGVFWSVYVPADLPGSDAVLATLDQMDVVHRLVERYPKQLSLALTAADVERAHHEGKVASLIGMEGGHSIGGSVGALRQLYRAGARYMTLTHSKNVGWAESATDAPQAEPLTEQGRLVVREMNRLGMLVDLSHVSARVMHKVLDVAQAPVIFSHSATFALTPHPRNVPDDVLERLPQNGGVVMVAFVPDFVSDAVRLHNAEVAASAERFKALNTGNPDAGKAAFEAWLKAHPYPAATLAQVADHIDHVRKLAGIDHVGLGSDFDGITRTVEGLGGVEAYPALMAELLRRGYSDEDVRKVAGKNLLRVMRQVEATAQRLQKAGPAEDPLPGSIKVEKEGH